The following are encoded together in the Bos taurus isolate L1 Dominette 01449 registration number 42190680 breed Hereford chromosome 17, ARS-UCD2.0, whole genome shotgun sequence genome:
- the TMEM119 gene encoding transmembrane protein 119 isoform X1, translating to MVSAAAPSLAVSLLLLLRVLPTVSYSVSLQAGFLEDTGGSGEAEGSSASSPSLPPPQTPALSPTLVGPEPTPLAGPKPPTNFLDGIVDFFRQYVMLIAVVGSLVFLLMFIVCAAVITRQKHKASAYYPSSFPKKKYVDQSDRAGGPRAFSEVPDRAPDGRPEETLDSSQQLQAHILAATQNLKSPSRAAPSSGDLARAPEGRSEEEEKGPREADLEAQGRALPADKPEVPPLPEEPCSVEADAAAGAAAADEGQGEPDVAPLLAQEAGGPAGPPENPCVCGSVPPSI from the coding sequence ATGGTTTCCGCAGCGGCGCCCAGCCTCGCcgtgtctctgctgctgctgctgcgggtCCTGCCCACCGTGTCCTACTCCGTGTCCCTGCAGGCCGGCTTCCTTGAGGACACGGGGGGCAGCGGGGAGGCCGAGGGCTCGTCGGCCTCCTCCCCGAGCCTCCCGCCGCCGCAAACCCCGGCCCTCAGCCCCACGTTGGTGGGGCCCGAGCCCACGCCCCTGGCGGGCCCTAAGCCCCCCACCAACTTCCTGGACGGCATCGTGGATTTCTTCCGCCAGTACGTGATGCTCATCGCCGTGGTGGGCTCCCTGGTCTTCCTGCTGATGTTCATCGTCTGTGCGGCTGTCATCACCCGCCAGAAGCACAAGGCCTCTGCCTACTACCCCTCATCCTTCCCCAAGAAGAAGTACGTAGACCAGAGCGACCGCGCAGGGGGCCCCCGGGCCTTCAGCGAGGTCCCCGACCGGGCTCCCGACGGCAGGCCTGAGGAGACCCTGGATTCCTCACAGCAGCTCCAGGCTCACATCCTTGCCGCCACCCAGAACCTCAAGTCTCCCTCCAGGGCCGCCCCAAGCAGTGGAGACCTAGCCAGGGCACCAGAGGGCAGatcagaggaagaggagaaaggccCCCGGGAGGCGGACCTGGAAGCCCAGGGACGTGCGCTTCCGGCAGATAAACCCGAGGTGCCTCCTCTGCCGGAGGAGCCCTGCTCAGTGGAGGCGGACGCAGCTGCAGGCGCCGCGGCAGCCGATGAAGGTCAAGGAGAGCCAGACGTGGCTCCCTTACTCGCCCAGGAAGCCGGGGGCCCAGCTGGTCCCCCCGAAAACCCCTGTGTTTGCGGCAGTGTCCCCCCCAGCATCTAA
- the TMEM119 gene encoding transmembrane protein 119 precursor (The RefSeq protein has 1 substitution compared to this genomic sequence) — MVSAAAPSLAVSLLLLLRVLPTVSYSVSLQAGFLEDTGGSGEAEGSSASSPSLPPPQTPALSPTLVGPEPTPLAGPKPPTNFLDGIVDFFRQYVMLIAVVGSLVFLLMFIVCAAVITRQKHKASAYYPSSFPKKKYVDQSDRAGGPRAFSEVPDRAPDGRPEETLDSSQQLQAHILAATQNLKSPSRAAPSSGDLARAPEGRSEEEEKGPREADLEAQGRALPADKPEVPPLPEEPCSVEADAAAGSAAADEGQGEPDVAPLLAQEAGGPAGPPENPCVCGSVPPSI, encoded by the coding sequence ATGGTTTCCGCAGCGGCGCCCAGCCTCGCcgtgtctctgctgctgctgctgcgggtCCTGCCCACCGTGTCCTACTCCGTGTCCCTGCAGGCCGGCTTCCTTGAGGACACGGGGGGCAGCGGGGAGGCCGAGGGCTCGTCGGCCTCCTCCCCGAGCCTCCCGCCGCCGCAAACCCCGGCCCTCAGCCCCACGTTGGTGGGGCCCGAGCCCACGCCCCTGGCGGGCCCTAAGCCCCCCACCAACTTCCTGGACGGCATCGTGGATTTCTTCCGCCAGTACGTGATGCTCATCGCCGTGGTGGGCTCCCTGGTCTTCCTGCTGATGTTCATCGTCTGTGCGGCTGTCATCACCCGCCAGAAGCACAAGGCCTCTGCCTACTACCCCTCATCCTTCCCCAAGAAGAAGTACGTAGACCAGAGCGACCGCGCAGGGGGCCCCCGGGCCTTCAGCGAGGTCCCCGACCGGGCTCCCGACGGCAGGCCTGAGGAGACCCTGGATTCCTCACAGCAGCTCCAGGCTCACATCCTTGCCGCCACCCAGAACCTCAAGTCTCCCTCCAGGGCCGCCCCAAGCAGTGGAGACCTAGCCAGGGCACCAGAGGGCAGatcagaggaagaggagaaaggccCCCGGGAGGCGGACCTGGAAGCCCAGGGACGTGCGCTTCCGGCAGATAAACCCGAGGTGCCTCCTCTGCCGGAGGAGCCCTGCTCAGTGGAGGCGGACGCAGCTGCAGGCGCCGCGGCAGCCGATGAAGGTCAAGGAGAGCCAGACGTGGCTCCCTTACTCGCCCAGGAAGCCGGGGGCCCAGCTGGTCCCCCCGAAAACCCCTGTGTTTGCGGCAGTGTCCCCCCCAGCATCTAA